In Dehalogenimonas etheniformans, one genomic interval encodes:
- a CDS encoding RelA/SpoT family protein: MEVTTLLEATTRYLPTEKVELIRSAYDFAAKAHEGQTRKSGEPFIEHPLSVALTLAELQLDSTAIKAALLHDVPEDSTIPLSKIEELFGKDVAKLVDGVTKLAKLQLAAPGETRFSGNTTYERQAENLRKMLVAMAEDLRVVFIKLADRLHNMRTLDAMPPENQKATARETLEIYAPLAHRLGIWEIKWQLEDLAFRFLEPTEYKSLARLISSKRTEREEFINKVIEVLRGEFEKSGLKAEITGRAKHIYSLHQKAEKYTAQGRQIDEIYDLLAIRVLVNSVRECYTALGTVHAIWHPIPSTFDDYIANPKPNGYQSLHTGVVSVGGTPLEIQIRTYEMHRLAEYGVAAHWRYKEGEKAAVKSEDRISWLRQLVDWHRDLSGAEEFLESVKTDIFNDQVFVFTPGGEIKDLPKGATPLDFAYRVHTELGHRCVGAKINGKLVGLDYRLRNGDVVEIVTTKKDKGPSRDWLNPNLGYVKTSHAITKIRQWFKKQERTENIEKGREQLEKEFRHLGIKIPELKSLAHQNNYENVDEFYAAIGYGGLSAHTIAMAQIAASEGPKPVVEPSALPVSAPSSSGKGPTSGVSVMGIGDIVSKIAGCCHPIPGEDIIGYVTRSQGVTIHRTDCYNVLKEEEPERLIPVQWGTADQLYPTRLQILAWDRVGLVRDISTLIADEKINITGMTVAESPDRVTAISLDIETKGLTQLARLISKMEGVKGVTSVSRLGEEVRTGKPTWP; encoded by the coding sequence ATGGAAGTAACCACCCTCTTAGAAGCTACCACCCGCTACCTGCCCACGGAAAAAGTCGAGTTGATAAGATCGGCTTATGACTTCGCGGCCAAAGCCCATGAAGGCCAGACCCGCAAGAGCGGCGAACCTTTCATCGAGCACCCTCTCTCCGTCGCCTTGACCCTTGCTGAGCTTCAGCTAGATTCCACGGCGATCAAAGCCGCTTTGCTCCACGACGTTCCCGAGGACTCCACGATACCCCTGAGTAAAATCGAGGAGCTTTTCGGCAAGGACGTCGCCAAGCTTGTCGACGGGGTCACCAAGCTGGCCAAACTGCAACTGGCTGCCCCGGGCGAGACGCGTTTTTCCGGTAACACTACGTACGAACGGCAAGCCGAGAACCTCCGCAAGATGCTCGTGGCCATGGCAGAAGACCTCCGTGTCGTCTTCATCAAGCTTGCCGACCGGCTTCACAACATGCGAACCCTGGATGCCATGCCGCCGGAGAACCAGAAGGCTACCGCCCGCGAAACTCTCGAGATTTACGCTCCCCTCGCCCACCGCCTCGGCATCTGGGAAATAAAGTGGCAGCTTGAGGACCTCGCCTTCCGATTCCTAGAGCCCACCGAATACAAGTCCCTGGCCAGGCTTATCTCATCCAAACGGACTGAACGCGAGGAGTTCATTAATAAGGTTATCGAGGTTTTACGGGGCGAATTCGAAAAATCCGGCCTAAAAGCCGAGATCACAGGACGCGCCAAGCACATCTATTCTCTGCACCAGAAGGCAGAAAAATACACCGCCCAAGGACGCCAGATAGACGAGATTTACGACCTTTTAGCCATCAGGGTGCTGGTCAATTCGGTCCGGGAGTGTTACACCGCCCTGGGGACGGTACATGCCATCTGGCACCCCATTCCGAGCACCTTTGACGACTATATCGCCAATCCCAAGCCTAACGGCTACCAGTCCCTCCACACCGGGGTGGTTTCGGTCGGCGGCACCCCTCTCGAGATCCAGATCCGGACTTATGAGATGCACCGCCTGGCGGAATATGGCGTCGCCGCCCATTGGCGCTACAAGGAAGGCGAAAAAGCCGCGGTAAAGTCCGAAGACCGCATCTCCTGGCTGCGGCAGCTTGTCGACTGGCACCGCGACCTGTCGGGCGCCGAGGAGTTCCTTGAATCGGTCAAGACCGATATCTTCAACGACCAGGTATTCGTTTTCACCCCCGGCGGCGAAATTAAAGATTTGCCCAAGGGTGCCACGCCTCTCGATTTCGCCTATCGCGTCCACACTGAGCTCGGCCACCGCTGCGTCGGCGCCAAGATCAACGGCAAATTGGTCGGCTTGGATTATCGTCTCAGGAATGGCGATGTCGTTGAGATCGTCACTACCAAGAAAGACAAGGGCCCTTCACGGGACTGGCTGAATCCCAACCTCGGCTACGTGAAAACTTCTCATGCCATAACCAAGATCCGCCAGTGGTTCAAGAAGCAGGAGCGGACTGAAAACATCGAAAAAGGCCGGGAGCAGTTGGAGAAGGAGTTCCGCCATCTCGGCATCAAGATCCCCGAACTGAAGAGCCTGGCCCACCAGAACAACTACGAAAACGTCGACGAATTCTACGCCGCCATCGGTTACGGCGGTTTGTCGGCCCACACCATCGCCATGGCCCAGATCGCCGCCTCGGAGGGGCCGAAGCCTGTTGTAGAGCCCAGCGCTCTCCCGGTTTCAGCCCCGTCTTCGTCTGGCAAAGGCCCGACGTCTGGCGTTTCAGTCATGGGCATCGGCGACATCGTCTCCAAGATCGCCGGCTGCTGCCATCCTATTCCCGGCGAGGATATCATCGGCTATGTCACCCGTTCCCAGGGGGTCACCATCCATCGGACCGACTGCTACAATGTCCTCAAGGAAGAAGAACCCGAGCGCTTGATCCCTGTCCAGTGGGGTACCGCCGACCAGCTTTACCCAACCCGTCTCCAGATATTGGCCTGGGACAGGGTCGGCCTGGTGCGCGATATTTCTACTCTGATCGCGGATGAAAAGATCAATATCACCGGCATGACCGTAGCCGAGAGCCCCGACCGTGTGACCGCCATCAGCCTGGACATCGAGACCAAGGGACTGACCCAACTGGCCCGCCTGATCTCGAAAATGGAAGGTGTCAAGGGCGTCACTTCGGTCAGCCGCCTCGGAGAGGAAGTTCGCACCGGTAAACCCACCTGGCCTTAA
- a CDS encoding DedA family protein — MGWGGVFVLMAIESACIPLPSEIIMPLAGWMLVADKGLGWEYILLIGLIGAMGNLAGSGVAYWAGARFGRGFLEHYGKYFLITSEEIARTDHWFQKYGDVTAFFSRLLPAVRTFISLPAGIARMNLKRFFAFSFLGALPWSTGLAWGGYLLGQNWEKIREVMRPFDIPIVIAGVGLVVWFIWSRVRKIRAER; from the coding sequence ATGGGGTGGGGTGGCGTTTTTGTTCTTATGGCTATCGAGAGCGCCTGTATTCCGCTGCCCAGCGAGATCATCATGCCCCTTGCCGGTTGGATGCTCGTTGCCGACAAAGGCCTCGGCTGGGAATATATACTTCTTATCGGTTTGATTGGCGCCATGGGCAATTTGGCGGGTTCTGGAGTTGCCTACTGGGCAGGTGCCAGGTTCGGCAGGGGCTTCCTTGAGCACTACGGCAAATACTTTTTGATAACTTCAGAGGAAATAGCCCGGACCGACCATTGGTTTCAAAAATACGGCGATGTCACCGCCTTTTTCTCCCGCTTATTGCCCGCCGTCCGTACCTTCATCAGCCTGCCTGCCGGCATCGCCCGCATGAATCTGAAGCGGTTTTTCGCCTTTTCGTTCCTCGGGGCATTGCCCTGGTCGACCGGTTTAGCCTGGGGCGGCTACCTCCTGGGCCAGAATTGGGAAAAAATCCGCGAGGTCATGCGGCCATTCGATATCCCGATCGTTATTGCCGGGGTCGGGCTTGTTGTGTGGTTCATTTGGAGCCGGGTGAGGAAAATCAGGGCAGAACGGTGA